A part of Methanomassiliicoccales archaeon genomic DNA contains:
- a CDS encoding elongation factor EF-2 has product MGRKEDNIAKAQHLMTQPKYIRNIGTAAHIDHGKTTLSDNLIAGAGMMSENLAGKQLMLDFDEQEQARGITINAANASMVHTYGGHEYLINLIDTPGHVDFGGDVTRAMRALDGCIILVCAVEGIMPQTETVIRQALKERVRPVLFINKVDRLINELKVTQEQMQQRFIQIITEVNKRIAMQLPDDLKKKWQVSVQDGSVAFGSAYNNWAISAPYMKKSNISFKDVYEYCKNGDQKTLAKKSPVHEVLLDMVITHVPDPVTAQKIRIPVIWKGDQGSEVGKAMMNCDANGPTTFMCTKIIMDPHAGEVAVGRLFSGKVVRGQELYVLGMPNPNRVQTVALSVGADRIPVDEVDAGNIVALSGLKDAIAGSTVSSDPNMEPFEKITHYTEPVVTVAVEAKHMKDLPKLVDVLRTIGKADPSIQVTINQETGENLLAGMGELHLEVTQYRIVNDYKCEIKASPPIVVYRENVKHSGGPFEGKSPNKHNRFFIVAEPLEDAVVKAIKAGEIKTEGKIKDPKALQKQLIDLGMDREEAKGVVAFKDDNVFIDATKGIQNLNETIELCKQAFEEAMTVGPLAQEKVSGMKIKLVDAKLHEDSIHRGPGQVIPATRSAIYGAMCLGERVLLEPITKVFINVPQDMMGDVTRELQSRRATIEDINSEGDNAIIVAKAPVAEMFGFASAIRGATQGRALWSTENAGFVRLPTELQSKVVADIRKRKGLNPEPYDANYYAQ; this is encoded by the coding sequence ATGGGACGTAAAGAGGACAATATTGCAAAGGCTCAGCATCTGATGACCCAGCCTAAATATATCAGGAACATCGGGACCGCGGCGCACATCGACCACGGGAAGACGACCCTGTCTGACAACCTGATCGCTGGCGCAGGGATGATGTCCGAGAATCTTGCAGGGAAACAGCTCATGCTCGATTTCGATGAGCAGGAGCAGGCGCGAGGCATCACCATAAACGCGGCGAACGCATCGATGGTACACACATATGGCGGTCATGAATATCTCATCAACTTGATCGATACTCCTGGTCATGTCGACTTCGGAGGGGACGTCACAAGGGCCATGCGCGCACTTGATGGATGCATAATCCTCGTATGTGCGGTCGAAGGCATCATGCCACAGACCGAGACCGTCATCAGGCAGGCGCTCAAGGAGCGCGTCAGGCCGGTCCTCTTCATCAACAAGGTGGACCGCCTCATCAATGAGCTCAAGGTTACCCAGGAGCAGATGCAGCAGCGTTTCATCCAGATCATTACAGAGGTCAACAAGCGCATCGCCATGCAGCTGCCGGATGACCTGAAGAAGAAATGGCAGGTCAGCGTTCAGGACGGTTCCGTGGCGTTCGGTTCCGCGTATAACAATTGGGCCATAAGTGCGCCCTACATGAAGAAGAGCAACATCTCCTTCAAGGACGTATATGAATATTGCAAGAACGGCGACCAGAAGACCCTCGCAAAGAAATCTCCGGTCCACGAGGTCTTGCTGGACATGGTCATCACCCATGTGCCTGACCCGGTCACCGCACAGAAGATCCGTATCCCTGTCATCTGGAAAGGGGACCAGGGGTCCGAGGTCGGCAAGGCCATGATGAACTGCGATGCCAATGGGCCAACCACCTTCATGTGCACCAAGATCATCATGGACCCCCATGCTGGTGAGGTCGCCGTTGGGCGTCTGTTCAGCGGCAAGGTCGTGCGTGGACAGGAACTATATGTGCTGGGGATGCCGAACCCCAACAGGGTGCAGACCGTCGCCCTCAGCGTCGGCGCGGACCGCATACCGGTCGATGAGGTGGACGCAGGTAACATAGTCGCATTGTCGGGACTAAAGGATGCCATAGCTGGTTCGACCGTGAGCTCTGACCCGAACATGGAACCGTTCGAGAAGATCACCCACTATACAGAGCCTGTCGTCACTGTGGCAGTAGAGGCCAAGCACATGAAGGACCTGCCTAAGCTCGTCGATGTTCTCAGGACCATAGGAAAGGCCGACCCATCGATACAGGTCACGATCAACCAGGAGACCGGTGAGAACCTCTTGGCAGGCATGGGCGAGCTCCATCTTGAGGTCACCCAGTACCGCATCGTCAATGATTACAAATGCGAGATCAAGGCATCCCCGCCGATCGTCGTATACAGGGAGAACGTAAAGCATAGCGGAGGGCCGTTCGAAGGCAAATCGCCGAACAAGCACAACCGCTTCTTTATAGTCGCTGAGCCGTTGGAAGACGCGGTCGTCAAAGCTATCAAAGCTGGTGAGATAAAGACCGAAGGCAAGATAAAAGACCCGAAGGCCTTACAAAAGCAGCTCATCGACCTTGGCATGGACCGCGAGGAGGCAAAAGGCGTCGTGGCGTTCAAGGATGACAACGTGTTCATCGATGCCACCAAAGGCATACAGAACCTCAACGAGACGATAGAGCTCTGCAAACAGGCGTTCGAAGAGGCCATGACGGTCGGCCCCCTCGCCCAGGAGAAGGTATCTGGGATGAAGATAAAATTGGTAGATGCCAAGCTTCATGAGGACAGCATCCACCGTGGACCTGGTCAGGTCATCCCTGCAACAAGGTCTGCCATCTATGGGGCCATGTGCCTCGGGGAGCGCGTTCTGTTGGAGCCGATCACCAAGGTCTTCATCAACGTCCCTCAGGACATGATGGGCGATGTGACCCGTGAGCTACAGTCGCGCCGTGCGACCATCGAGGACATAAACTCCGAGGGCGACAACGCGATAATCGTCGCAAAGGCGCCCGTGGCCGAGATGTTCGGTTTCGCTTCTGCGATACGCGGTGCGACGCAGGGCCGGGCATTATGGTCCACTGAGAACGCGGGATTCGTCAGGTTGCCGACCGAACTACAGTCGAAGGTGGTCGCTGACATACGCAAGCGCAAAGGCCTCAATCCAGAGCCATATGATGCGAACTATTACGCTCAGTGA
- a CDS encoding NfeD family protein, which translates to MELEFGISLAFVIIGVLLLIAELSSPGAFLLVPGTVLIVLGFIGMLAPDFLFSIYSPIVTVVVIVPLTYVTIKLYQRLAPPAPPETTVATSLVGQEGIVTQEVRPNTLSGKVKIKNETWSATADHPIAKGTKVVVLKSEGVHVTVGEKK; encoded by the coding sequence ATGGAACTAGAATTCGGGATCTCGCTCGCGTTCGTCATCATCGGGGTATTGCTGCTAATAGCGGAACTGTCATCCCCGGGTGCGTTCCTTCTAGTGCCTGGTACGGTATTGATCGTGCTTGGTTTCATCGGAATGCTGGCACCTGATTTTCTGTTCTCCATCTATTCCCCGATAGTGACCGTTGTGGTGATCGTGCCTTTGACATACGTGACGATAAAACTATATCAAAGGTTAGCACCACCTGCGCCCCCAGAAACGACCGTCGCGACATCTCTGGTCGGTCAGGAAGGTATCGTCACCCAGGAGGTAAGGCCAAATACCTTGTCAGGAAAGGTGAAGATCAAGAACGAGACCTGGAGCGCGACCGCGGACCATCCCATAGCGAAGGGGACCAAGGTGGTCGTTTTGAAAAGCGAGGGGGTCCATGTGACGGTAGGGGAGAAGAAGTGA
- a CDS encoding 30S ribosomal protein S7: MLVFGKYGLTDIVIKDGGLAKYINLNPVIVPHSTAKHANRWFGKSKVNIVERLMNNMMRTEVFTGKKMKTYRAVKDAFAIIEAKTKTNPVQVLVEALENAAPREEITRLQFGGISVPKAVDIAPSRRLDIALRNICKGAIQASFKNTKPIEQCLADEIIFAAKNDMNSFAVSKKEEVERVAQSAR, encoded by the coding sequence ATACTTGTGTTCGGCAAGTACGGTCTCACTGACATAGTCATAAAGGACGGCGGGCTCGCGAAATACATCAACCTCAACCCAGTTATCGTACCACACTCCACCGCGAAGCATGCGAACCGCTGGTTCGGCAAGTCCAAGGTGAACATCGTTGAGCGCCTCATGAACAACATGATGCGGACAGAGGTCTTCACGGGCAAGAAGATGAAGACCTACAGGGCCGTCAAGGACGCCTTCGCCATCATCGAGGCCAAGACGAAAACCAACCCCGTGCAGGTGCTTGTCGAGGCACTTGAGAACGCAGCCCCACGTGAGGAGATCACAAGGCTGCAGTTCGGCGGGATATCGGTCCCCAAGGCTGTCGACATCGCGCCGTCAAGACGTTTGGATATTGCATTGAGGAACATTTGCAAGGGAGCCATCCAGGCCTCCTTCAAGAACACGAAGCCCATCGAGCAGTGCCTCGCCGACGAGATCATCTTTGCGGCGAAGAACGACATGAACAGCTTCGCCGTCTCCAAGAAGGAAGAGGTCGAGAGGGTCGCCCAGTCGGCCAGGTAA
- a CDS encoding M28 family peptidase — translation MMLAVYMMASTIAPLASSLKTPIPASNEGVDVKDLINKDHLNAFAEDIANISENYPAYRVAGSMGSNMTANYILDQFLQAGLDAWKEEFIFTNWDLKNAPSLTVDIDGDWTTDPDKVAVGSFSCDSYSWPSDQSRPVAELVYLPMPPAVSYEELLAFRDIPYKFWDSYNITGRVAIIPQEARWNVNVESVLMEKLKEGRPLAVISAYWYSWNSFASAMSMASTGGRPLSPNGDYFWDLKVPTGTVNYSDGVFLREIVDQGGGLADMRVDSIIYQGAQENIVAKIEGTKDRVGQVLITAHYDSVMCTGYIDNAAGVAALIEMAHIMKRAYDENIWRPDITLMFIAFSGEELGYVGSTRYATSHELGNIKSVINLDSIGGKVMRLSGAYPDARMGIDKKFIEVAEEEGVTLLDGGSIKSDHMSFAVPGYTVGLIWDNWRRSFSLTTSKSVPNSYTVFSSPLTIYENEDGQIGLIHTIFDTPDPKDHDYWHSTERLYSQVRVITGVTVWLASGGYNNNITDPTWQPYVFALTMLTATVLVAYVFRKKIKN, via the coding sequence ATGATGTTAGCTGTATACATGATGGCTTCGACGATAGCCCCATTGGCATCATCTCTCAAAACGCCCATTCCCGCCTCCAACGAAGGGGTAGATGTCAAGGACCTGATAAACAAAGACCATCTGAACGCGTTCGCAGAGGACATAGCGAACATATCGGAAAACTACCCAGCATACCGGGTCGCAGGCTCGATGGGAAGCAATATGACGGCCAATTACATCCTTGACCAATTCCTACAGGCTGGCCTGGATGCCTGGAAGGAGGAGTTCATCTTTACGAACTGGGACCTAAAGAACGCTCCTTCTCTGACGGTCGACATTGACGGAGATTGGACAACAGATCCCGACAAGGTGGCGGTCGGCTCCTTTTCGTGTGATAGCTATAGCTGGCCATCCGACCAGAGCAGGCCCGTGGCCGAACTGGTCTATCTGCCCATGCCCCCGGCGGTCTCATATGAAGAGCTGCTTGCCTTCCGAGATATTCCATACAAGTTCTGGGACAGCTATAATATCACCGGTCGCGTGGCGATAATCCCTCAGGAGGCACGTTGGAACGTTAACGTCGAGTCGGTCCTCATGGAAAAGCTGAAAGAGGGAAGGCCTCTGGCGGTCATCAGCGCGTATTGGTATTCATGGAACTCATTTGCTTCAGCGATGTCAATGGCGTCGACAGGAGGTAGGCCGCTCTCACCCAATGGAGATTACTTCTGGGACCTTAAGGTCCCAACGGGGACCGTCAATTATAGTGATGGCGTATTCCTGAGGGAGATCGTGGACCAGGGGGGCGGTCTGGCTGATATGAGGGTCGACTCGATCATATATCAAGGAGCTCAAGAGAACATAGTGGCTAAGATCGAAGGAACAAAGGATAGGGTCGGTCAGGTGCTGATCACTGCGCATTATGACAGCGTGATGTGCACTGGCTATATTGACAATGCTGCAGGGGTTGCTGCATTGATAGAGATGGCGCATATCATGAAACGAGCCTATGATGAGAACATTTGGAGACCCGACATCACATTGATGTTCATAGCCTTCTCTGGAGAGGAGCTCGGTTATGTCGGCTCGACAAGATATGCCACTTCGCACGAGCTTGGCAATATCAAGAGCGTGATCAACCTGGACAGTATAGGCGGGAAGGTCATGAGGCTATCAGGGGCATACCCAGATGCTAGGATGGGTATAGATAAGAAGTTCATCGAGGTCGCTGAGGAAGAAGGAGTGACATTACTCGACGGAGGGAGCATCAAATCGGACCACATGTCGTTCGCCGTGCCAGGATATACGGTAGGTCTTATTTGGGACAATTGGAGGAGGAGCTTCAGCCTCACGACCTCAAAGTCAGTTCCTAACTCGTACACCGTCTTCTCTTCACCTCTCACCATTTATGAAAATGAGGATGGACAGATCGGGCTGATACATACCATCTTTGACACACCTGATCCTAAAGATCATGATTATTGGCATTCCACGGAGAGACTTTATTCTCAAGTCAGGGTGATCACAGGAGTAACTGTCTGGTTGGCCTCTGGAGGATATAATAATAATATAACAGACCCTACATGGCAGCCTTATGTTTTCGCGTTGACGATGTTGACCGCGACCGTCCTTGTTGCATATGTTTTCAGAAAAAAGATAAAGAATTGA
- a CDS encoding 30S ribosomal protein S10, whose product MAQRARISLSGTDPKKVDSVCGQIRQISQRTGVAIRGPIPLPTKRLVVPCRKSPDGEGSETWDRWEMRIHKRLIDLDADERALRQLMRIQVPDGVNIEIVLRS is encoded by the coding sequence ATGGCACAGCGTGCAAGGATATCATTGAGCGGGACCGACCCAAAGAAGGTCGACAGCGTCTGCGGGCAGATCAGGCAGATCTCCCAAAGGACGGGGGTCGCCATCCGGGGACCGATACCGCTACCGACCAAGAGGCTCGTGGTACCATGCCGCAAGTCCCCTGATGGCGAAGGGTCCGAGACCTGGGACCGATGGGAGATGCGGATCCACAAGCGCTTGATCGATCTCGACGCCGATGAGAGGGCCTTAAGGCAGCTGATGCGCATCCAGGTGCCCGATGGCGTGAACATCGAGATCGTGCTCAGGTCGTAA
- a CDS encoding SPFH/Band 7/PHB domain protein — translation MDVLIIALLVLVIVAALLIAVNGIKIVRPYEQAVYMRLGRYVRTLNQGFNFVTPLINEVVKIDLRTQVLDVPRQEVITKDNSPVNVDAIIYIKVIDPGKAFFEVTDYRAATVYLAQTTLKSIIGDMDLDEILSNREKINLRLRDILDEATDKWGVKVDAVEIREVDPAPKVKQAMEEQTSAERLRRAAILKADGSKTAAILNAEGEKRARILQAEGIRQSKVLEAEGERLAIILQSQGEAQRLRILSVGAYSLDSRALTVLSLDTMKALGQGASTKWILPFEVTKLLEGVSEYLGVSAKMPEKHVTTKEEITAMVGSPDDILGRIPTPDELRRDLKAVEADMQKEQIMAEQVRELVSKKRVPEDVVR, via the coding sequence ATGGACGTATTGATAATCGCATTGCTGGTCCTTGTGATCGTTGCCGCATTGCTGATAGCGGTCAATGGGATCAAGATCGTAAGGCCATATGAACAGGCTGTCTACATGAGGCTGGGGAGATATGTTAGGACATTGAACCAAGGGTTCAACTTTGTCACGCCCCTCATCAACGAAGTGGTCAAGATCGACCTGAGAACGCAGGTGCTGGATGTCCCCAGGCAAGAGGTCATTACAAAAGACAATTCACCAGTCAATGTTGACGCGATCATTTATATCAAGGTCATCGACCCGGGCAAGGCCTTCTTCGAGGTCACTGACTATAGGGCAGCCACGGTTTATCTGGCACAGACTACCCTGAAGTCCATCATAGGTGACATGGACCTGGATGAGATACTTTCGAACAGGGAGAAGATAAACCTCCGCCTGAGGGATATACTTGATGAGGCCACCGACAAGTGGGGTGTGAAGGTCGATGCGGTCGAGATCAGGGAGGTCGACCCCGCCCCGAAGGTCAAGCAGGCTATGGAGGAGCAGACCTCGGCCGAGAGGCTCAGACGTGCGGCGATCTTGAAGGCGGATGGTTCCAAGACCGCTGCGATCTTAAATGCTGAAGGTGAGAAGAGGGCCAGGATATTGCAGGCCGAGGGCATTAGGCAGTCGAAGGTGCTTGAGGCAGAAGGCGAGAGGCTGGCGATCATATTGCAGAGCCAAGGTGAGGCTCAGCGCCTAAGGATACTTTCAGTTGGCGCGTACTCCTTAGACTCAAGGGCTCTGACCGTTCTATCGCTCGACACCATGAAGGCATTGGGCCAGGGGGCGTCCACCAAGTGGATACTTCCATTTGAGGTCACAAAGCTCTTGGAAGGTGTGTCAGAGTATCTAGGCGTATCTGCCAAGATGCCTGAGAAGCATGTGACCACCAAGGAGGAGATCACTGCGATGGTGGGATCCCCCGATGATATCCTGGGCAGAATACCCACTCCTGACGAGCTGAGGCGCGACCTCAAAGCGGTCGAGGCGGACATGCAAAAGGAGCAGATAATGGCCGAGCAGGTCCGCGAGCTGGTATCTAAGAAGAGAGTGCCTGAGGACGTTGTCAGGTAA
- the tuf gene encoding translation elongation factor EF-1 subunit alpha, with amino-acid sequence MAEKPHMNIVFIGHVDHGKSTTVGRVLLETGAIDKYVIEKFKKEATEKGKATFEFAWVMDNLKEERERGVTIDVSHKKFNTDKYYFTVIDAPGHRDFVKNMITGTSQADAAIVVVSAIEGPQAQTKEHIFLAKTLGVKQMIIAVNKMDAIKPAYDQAQFNKVVGEVQTLLKAVGYKIEEVPFIPISAYEGANIIKPAEQMSWFKGDTLIGALNKLKVPEPQTGKPLRLPVQDVYTITGIGTVPVGRVETGILKPDMKVIFMPSNKVGEVKSIEMHHEQLPQALPGDNVGFNVRGIAKNDIKRGDVAGPLDNPPTVAKSFIAQIVVLNHPTAIPVGYTPVFHCHTAQVACTFVELQKKLDPKTGQVKEENPTFLKTGDIAIVKVEPTKPMVVEKAKDFPQLGRFAIRDMGQTVAAGMCIDVEKKEM; translated from the coding sequence ATGGCAGAGAAGCCCCACATGAACATCGTGTTCATCGGTCACGTCGATCACGGAAAGTCCACTACAGTCGGCCGCGTCCTTTTGGAGACCGGCGCCATCGACAAGTACGTCATCGAGAAGTTCAAGAAAGAGGCGACTGAGAAGGGAAAGGCCACCTTCGAGTTCGCATGGGTCATGGACAACCTGAAGGAAGAGAGGGAGCGCGGTGTCACCATCGACGTCTCTCACAAGAAGTTCAACACCGACAAATACTACTTCACGGTCATTGACGCCCCAGGTCACCGTGACTTCGTCAAGAACATGATCACTGGTACATCCCAGGCGGACGCCGCTATCGTGGTCGTCTCGGCCATCGAGGGACCTCAGGCCCAGACCAAGGAGCACATATTCCTGGCAAAGACCCTTGGTGTGAAGCAGATGATCATCGCCGTCAACAAGATGGACGCGATAAAGCCGGCATATGACCAGGCCCAGTTCAACAAGGTCGTCGGTGAGGTCCAGACCCTGCTCAAGGCAGTGGGCTACAAGATCGAAGAGGTACCGTTCATCCCGATCTCCGCCTATGAGGGCGCCAACATCATCAAGCCCGCAGAGCAGATGAGCTGGTTCAAGGGAGACACGCTCATCGGTGCGCTCAACAAGCTCAAGGTCCCAGAGCCCCAGACGGGAAAGCCCCTCAGGCTCCCGGTCCAGGACGTCTACACCATCACCGGTATTGGGACCGTCCCTGTTGGACGTGTTGAGACCGGCATCCTTAAGCCGGACATGAAGGTCATCTTCATGCCGTCCAACAAGGTCGGTGAGGTCAAATCGATCGAGATGCACCATGAACAGCTGCCCCAGGCATTGCCAGGCGACAACGTCGGTTTCAACGTCCGTGGTATCGCGAAGAACGATATCAAGCGCGGTGATGTAGCAGGTCCGCTGGACAACCCACCGACCGTTGCCAAGTCCTTCATTGCGCAGATAGTCGTCCTGAACCACCCCACGGCCATTCCGGTGGGTTACACCCCGGTGTTCCACTGCCACACCGCTCAGGTCGCATGCACCTTCGTCGAGCTCCAGAAGAAGTTGGACCCCAAGACCGGTCAGGTCAAGGAGGAGAACCCGACCTTCCTGAAGACCGGCGATATCGCGATCGTCAAGGTCGAGCCGACCAAGCCGATGGTCGTCGAGAAGGCCAAGGACTTCCCGCAGCTTGGGAGGTTCGCCATCCGCGACATGGGCCAGACCGTCGCTGCCGGTATGTGCATCGATGTTGAAAAGAAGGAGATGTAA
- the ilvD gene encoding dihydroxy-acid dehydratase encodes MRSDLVKKGVEKAPSRSLLRADGLKDEDFGKPFIAIANSWNEVIPGHIHLNRLVEEVKKGIIEAGGVPFTFGVPGICDGIAMGHVGMRFSLVSRETIADCCELMVQAHRFDGWVGITNCDKITPGMLMAAGRMDVPAIMLTGGPMETGTREGKALDLQSVFEALGAYKAGKIDEIDVINVERSACPGEGACAGLFTANTMACLTEALGLSLQGCGSMLATDKRKLDLARQTGRKAVELARTEKGPRSIATRRSFLNAIMVDMAIGGSTNTALHLPAIAKEFEVDISLKDFDEISRKIPHLTSIRPSGPYSMGDLDRAGGIPGIMHRLRDLLYDEATVTGPSVKKIAFSARVHDDEIIRPISDPFHKEGGIAVLYGNLAPKGSVIKQAAVSDKMMRFTGKARVFDSEDDATSAIMKKEIEAGDVIVIRYEGPKGGPGMPEMLGPTSLTSGMGLSDSVALITDGRFSGATRGPCVGHVCPEAFDKGPIAAVKDGDKISIDIPGRRLELLISDAELKQRLDSIEPVDRHPRGVLGKYRKLVGSADEGAISR; translated from the coding sequence ATGAGGAGCGATCTTGTCAAAAAGGGCGTTGAGAAGGCCCCGAGCCGAAGTCTGCTTCGGGCCGACGGACTGAAGGACGAGGATTTCGGGAAGCCGTTCATTGCGATAGCGAACTCCTGGAACGAGGTCATACCAGGACACATCCATCTCAACAGGCTCGTCGAAGAGGTAAAGAAGGGGATCATAGAGGCAGGCGGGGTGCCCTTCACATTCGGGGTCCCGGGCATATGTGACGGCATAGCGATGGGGCATGTAGGGATGAGGTTCTCCCTCGTGTCCAGGGAGACCATCGCCGATTGCTGTGAGCTGATGGTCCAAGCTCACAGGTTTGATGGTTGGGTAGGTATCACAAACTGTGACAAGATCACTCCTGGCATGTTGATGGCCGCGGGACGCATGGACGTTCCAGCGATCATGCTGACGGGCGGGCCGATGGAGACCGGGACCAGGGAAGGCAAGGCCTTGGACCTCCAGAGCGTCTTTGAGGCCCTGGGCGCTTATAAGGCCGGTAAGATCGACGAGATCGACGTTATTAATGTAGAACGCTCTGCTTGCCCTGGAGAAGGGGCCTGTGCAGGGCTCTTCACCGCGAACACCATGGCATGCCTGACCGAGGCCCTGGGTCTCAGCCTCCAGGGATGCGGCTCGATGTTGGCGACAGATAAAAGGAAGCTAGATCTGGCCAGACAGACAGGGAGGAAGGCGGTCGAGCTTGCCAGGACCGAAAAAGGACCGAGGTCTATCGCGACAAGGCGTTCCTTCCTCAATGCGATAATGGTCGATATGGCCATCGGAGGATCGACAAACACAGCCTTGCACTTGCCTGCCATTGCCAAAGAGTTCGAGGTGGATATATCGCTCAAGGACTTTGATGAGATATCAAGGAAGATCCCCCACCTTACAAGCATCAGGCCCTCTGGACCTTATTCAATGGGAGACCTTGATAGAGCGGGAGGCATTCCTGGAATAATGCATCGTCTAAGGGACCTATTGTACGATGAGGCGACCGTGACCGGGCCGAGCGTCAAGAAAATCGCCTTTTCTGCAAGGGTCCACGATGATGAGATAATCAGGCCGATCAGTGACCCGTTCCATAAGGAAGGCGGAATTGCGGTGCTGTATGGCAATCTTGCTCCAAAAGGGTCTGTCATCAAGCAGGCCGCGGTCAGCGATAAAATGATGAGGTTCACGGGAAAGGCAAGGGTGTTCGATTCGGAGGACGATGCGACCTCAGCCATCATGAAAAAGGAGATAGAGGCGGGAGATGTGATCGTCATAAGGTACGAGGGGCCAAAAGGCGGGCCAGGAATGCCAGAGATGTTAGGTCCGACGAGCCTGACATCTGGCATGGGCCTCTCCGACTCTGTGGCGCTCATAACTGATGGGAGGTTCTCGGGGGCGACAAGAGGACCTTGCGTGGGCCATGTCTGTCCAGAGGCCTTTGACAAGGGACCTATTGCCGCGGTCAAGGATGGCGATAAAATATCAATAGACATACCAGGAAGGAGATTGGAACTTCTCATATCCGATGCAGAGCTGAAGCAGAGGCTTGATTCAATAGAACCGGTCGACAGACATCCCAGAGGCGTCCTTGGTAAGTATAGAAAGCTCGTTGGCAGTGCTGACGAAGGGGCGATTTCAAGATAA